From the Rhodoferax mekongensis genome, one window contains:
- the flgG gene encoding flagellar basal-body rod protein FlgG, whose amino-acid sequence MINSLWISKTGMEAQQMQLDVISNNLANVSTNGFKKSHAVFEDLMYQNLRQVGSNTSEQSTLPTGLQLGLGVRTVATSRSFSQGNLQQSSNNLDVAIQGNGFFQVTMPDGTTGYTRDGAFQIDNAGRLVTSNGLPILNGINIPANATSVAIAQDGAVTAMVPGNVAPQPIGTITLASFINPAGLEPKGQNIYAESTASGQPNAGTAGANGLGTLAQGFVETSNVNVVQELVTMIQTQRAYEMNSKAIQTSDQMLQKLGQL is encoded by the coding sequence AACGTGTCCACCAATGGCTTCAAAAAATCGCATGCGGTGTTTGAAGACTTGATGTACCAGAACCTGCGACAGGTTGGCTCCAACACCTCGGAACAATCCACACTGCCCACCGGTTTGCAATTGGGTTTGGGTGTGCGCACCGTGGCCACCAGCCGGTCGTTCTCCCAGGGCAACCTGCAACAGTCCAGCAACAATCTGGATGTCGCCATTCAGGGCAACGGTTTCTTCCAAGTGACCATGCCAGACGGAACGACCGGCTACACCCGAGACGGCGCTTTCCAGATTGACAACGCGGGACGCCTGGTCACCTCCAACGGTTTACCCATCCTGAACGGTATCAACATCCCTGCCAACGCCACCAGTGTGGCTATTGCGCAGGACGGTGCGGTCACCGCCATGGTTCCGGGCAACGTAGCCCCCCAACCCATTGGCACCATCACGCTGGCCAGTTTCATCAACCCGGCCGGCCTGGAGCCCAAAGGGCAAAATATTTACGCGGAAAGCACCGCCTCCGGCCAGCCCAATGCGGGCACGGCGGGTGCGAACGGCCTGGGCACCTTGGCCCAAGGCTTTGTAGAAACCTCCAACGTCAACGTGGTGCAAGAGCTGGTCACCATGATCCAGACCCAACGCGCCTATGAGATGAACTCCAAAGCCATTCAGACTTCTGACCAGATGCTGCAAAAGCTCGGCCAACTGTAA
- a CDS encoding flagellar basal body L-ring protein FlgH, which yields MVVLAAGCQQMPQKVTVDFVEPRVPAAPIASVVSKPANGSIYQQAAFRPAFEDRRARLVGDAVTIQIVENVTASQKSTSTVNRNTSIDSAITALPDQTLAGLGKLNVGASTNNNFSGKGGTESANTFSGSITATVIETLPNGHLVVTGEKQIGVNQNVDVLRFSGTIDPRMLQPGSVISSTQVANVRVESRGRGAQGEAQTVGWLSRFFLSFQPF from the coding sequence ATGGTGGTGCTGGCCGCAGGTTGCCAGCAAATGCCGCAAAAAGTCACCGTGGACTTTGTGGAACCTCGGGTACCTGCGGCACCGATCGCATCCGTGGTGTCCAAGCCCGCTAACGGCAGCATCTATCAACAGGCGGCTTTCCGCCCTGCGTTTGAGGACCGTCGGGCGCGATTGGTCGGCGATGCGGTGACCATCCAGATCGTGGAAAACGTCACCGCGAGCCAGAAGTCCACTTCGACGGTGAATCGAAACACCTCGATTGACTCCGCCATCACGGCCTTGCCCGACCAGACCTTGGCCGGCTTGGGCAAGCTCAATGTCGGCGCGAGCACCAACAACAATTTCTCTGGCAAAGGCGGTACCGAGAGCGCAAATACGTTCTCGGGATCCATCACCGCCACCGTTATTGAAACCTTGCCCAACGGCCATCTGGTGGTCACCGGGGAAAAGCAGATCGGTGTGAACCAGAACGTGGATGTCCTGCGCTTCTCCGGCACCATAGACCCGCGCATGCTGCAGCCCGGCAGCGTCATCAGCTCCACGCAGGTAGCGAATGTCCGCGTCGAGTCCCGAGGACGCGGCGCCCAGGGCGAAGCGCAAACAGTTGGCTGGTTATCACGGTTCTTTTTGAGTTTTCAGCCCTTCTAA